Genomic segment of Psychrobacter sanguinis:
AACGTCGTTGTGGCTGTTATCGATGCGCAAGAAGGTATCGTTGATCAAGATTTGCACATGTTAGGCTATGCCTTAGACGCAGGCCGCGCTATCGTAGTGGCCATTAATAAATGGGATGGTTTGTCTGACGATCAAAAAGACTTAATCCGTTTTGAGATTGAGCGCCGCTTTAACTTTATTCCTTATGTGAAAGTGCACTTTATTTCAGCACTGCATGGCACCAACGTTGGTAACTTATACCCATCGATTCATAAAGCTTATGAGTCTTCTATGTTTAAAGTATCTACCAACCGTTTGACACAGATTTTAGAAGATGCGGTAGCGGCCAACCCGCCACCTATGTCTGGCGGTCGTCGTATTAAGCTACGTTATGCTCACTTAGGGGGTCATAACCCACCAATCGTCGTGATTCATGGTAACCAAACAGGCTCATTACCCAAAAGCTATCAGCGCTATTTGGAAAACGAGTTTCGTAAAGTATTTAAGCTTGAAGGCACACCACTGAGAATCGAATTTAAGCTAAATACCAACCCTTATGCTGGCAAGAAGACCACCTCTTCCAAAAAGCTAAGACCAGGGGTATCAGAGGCACGTCAGAAGCGCCGAGATATGAAGTACAAAAAAGGGTCGCATAAGCGCTAATTTTATAATACTTAGCCTGATTAGTGAGATATAACACATAAACAAAAAGAGGGGCTGTCATAGGACAGCCCCTCTTTTTGTTTATGTCTATTAATGCCGGTAAATTAACCGAACATTGAGACCAATAGCCTAGAATAAGTTGCTAAACCATTTTGAAATGTGTTGCCAAGCACGTTTGAAGATACCTGACTCTTCAACTGCTTCAGTAGCAATGATAGGTACAGATGCCACAGATTTACCATCCATTACAGCTATCATGCGGCCCACTTCCTGACCTTTAGCGATAGGTGCTTGGATATCATCAGACATATTAATTACTGTGCTAACTTTGTCTGATTGAGTTTTGGCAACCAATACTTTTAAAGCTTCGCCTGTGGCTACTTTAACTTCGTTTTTTTCACCAAAATAAACAGGAACGGTGTCTACAAATTGATTGGCTGGCGCGACAACTTTGGTACTGAAATGGCCAAAGCCCCAGTTTAATAATTCGCGGGATTGATCCGCACGCGCTTGCATGCTCTTACTGCCCATAATTACTGAGATAAGACGCATATCATTACGTAGGCTTGAGGCAGCTAGACAATAGCCTGCCGCATCGGTATGGCCTGTTTTTAAGCCATCGACAGTGGGATCAGTGCGCAATAAAGCATTGCGGTTGCCTTGGGTGATGTTGTTATAAGTAAACTCTTTTTCAGAGTAAATCTTATAGTAGTCACCGCCTTGCTTAATAATGGCACGAGCTAAGATAGCAAGGTCACGAGCTGAAGCATGATGGTTTTCATCTGGCATACCGGTGGCATTAACAAAGTTGGTATTGGTCATACCTAACTCTTTGGCTTCTGCATTCATTAATTGAGCAAAAGCTTGTTCGCTACCTGCAATGTGCTCAGCCATGGCTTTAGAAGCATCATTACCCGATTGAATGATAATGCCACGCAGCATATCTAATACAGAGGCGCTCTTATGTACAGGCACATACATACAAGATTGGTCACTAGTACCACGACACCAAGCATTTTCACTCATGATGACCGGCTCGTCTTCTTTTAACTCGCCTGACATAAGTTTTTTCTCAATGATATGACTGGTCATCATCTTAGTCAGTGATGCTGGAGGCAGGGGCTGGTCTGCATTTTTCTCTGCTAAAATTGCGCCTGTATCATAATCCATTAAGACATAAGCAGTGTTATCCATTTCAGGCGGCGGCACAGTGGCTGCTAGAGAGGCCGATGATACCGCTAGGATACTTGAGCCTAATAGAAAAGATTTTACAATAGATAACGGGGTTACAGTATTAGATTTAACTAATAGTGAAGGTAATAGCTTAGTTGCAGGAGCAGTCATATCTAAGACACCATATTTGGTCATAGTTAATTCAAGATTTAGTCAACTCACTTAACCTCAATCTTTGGTCTTAGCCCGATGAAGCACTGATGTGTCTAATTGGTTTATCACATAGACCAATTATTAGTTCAGAGGGCAAAGAGAGAGGGCGTAAGTAATGACAACATCTGAATGAATCTAAATGGGAGGTAAAGGTTTACTATGTTAAAGTACTACATAACAGAAGTTTAAAAGCGTTGGGTTTATCCTTAACTATAAATAGAAACTATTGACAGTGGGACCAAACGAGACAGTATATTAACAAATTGCTCAAATGGGTTAAACAAATAAATGAGAAATAGGCTTTAAATTAAATAACTTAACTTTTTAACATTGTGAATTTTACTAATTATGTCAAAGAAATATCCAATTACCCACAAAAAAAGGTCGAATCAAAGATTGCGACCTTTCTTATTATGGTTTCAAAAATTATATGACAATAAAAATAGCTGACTAAGCTGTTACTTAAAGCTCCTATTAAAAACCGCCATTAAAAATCAGCACTGGCCAAGTCAGTACATAACGCAAGGTTTTCATCACGCGAATAACTCAACGTCCAGTTACGCATACTCGATAAAATGGTTTTATAATCCTGCTGAGTCGATAAATAACGAATGGCTGCCTTAGGGTTATCAATAGAAGGCAACATCTGCTTTAATTGATGGTTATAAGTTTTTTGAAAGTTGGTTCTTTGCTGACGGTTTAGCATAGGAGGACAAACCTCTGCGAGAACTTGCAACACTGCAATTTCATGTTTGGTAGCAGTGGCACGAGATAAATCGACAGGAATAGTGGTATGCGCGGCCTGAACGAGAGCCGACCCCAAAAAGGCGGCAGATCCTACCAAAGTAGAGAATAGTATTTTGCGAGTATTACCCGTTAAGTTGTTGGCCAAACAACTACTTAATGGATTATTTGCCAAAATTGTCATAAGGTTTTTCATAGTCATTATCATCGTCATTAGTGATAAGGTATCTTTTGATATCGATGTCTAATAATTGGGTTTGATATCAATCAGATTAATAAGTAAATCTACGGTCTTAAATGAGTTATTTCAGCTATCTAACTAAGTTATCTATATGTTATAAGCTATAATTTATCTGAAATTTATCTGAGTTAAGTGTCTTGTTTATAGGAAGCTAATATATAAGGAACTGACTACATTTTTCAGCCCGTTTTTTTCGCGATATTTTAATCCATACCAGTATTTTTAATAAGGCTTCCATCCATATAATCTATTATCTCATCCTTAATTTGCCCAGATGTTTAACAACTGTGATTTATGTTGTCAAAAGCGTAATCAATATTGCTAGTAGGGTAATAAAGGATTGTATAAAATTTCGTAATTGAGCAAAGCATTTGTTTAGTAAAGCTTTTATATGAACAACTATTATTTTAACAGCTTTCAAATCTGTTACCCTAACCAAGCCTGTATGCTATGTAAAGAATCGTTATAAGACTTACCTGTATATTGACATAAGTTGCCAAGCGATTAGGATACTCAATTATGGAAAAATGATTGATTGCTATAATAGGCGATAGCTTTGTGTCTATTACATAACATATCTGCGTTTACTGCTTATTATCAGTGCTTAAACTTAACTTGCTGACGAATTAAAAGTTGCTATCTTTTAAGGCTTATTTAATATGCAGGTTTAATTAGTACATTATTTTGCTTAGATAGTAGGCGGTTAATTATTTTTTCAAATACAGCTATTAAATAACGTTGCTTAAATGAGGGTTGTTTACTATTCAGACAATCCTTCTTCGAAGATAGGTTTAACATTTTGGTGGTGGTTCAAAAAGTAGGCTGACATTAGACATATCCATGATTGATGTAAAAGAAAGCTAAATCAAAGGCTTTAAAGTGATTTTCCAGCTTTTTAGAAAAGTTACAACTTCGCCTAAATGCTCGCCTTACTCGATGTCTGATAGTGCAATTATTACCTTCAATACCGACCGTGAAAAACTTGCCAATGACTTGGGTAAAGCCCTTAAAACCGGTAACAAAGCTATCCCAGGTATCACTAGCGATTCTAGCACAACTTACGCCTAAGGCTTGCAGTTTAGCTTTAAGCTTTTTGACAGTGTTAAGGTCTCGTTTTCCCCACACATAGGCAACAATTTCACCTGTGTCACGGTGATAGGCATAAATTAGCCATTGTTTGTTGGTCTTCTTGCCTACGAATGTCCAAAGCTCATCGACTTCAAGACAGTCGTATTGCCTTTGCTTGGGGGTTATTTGGTAGTGACACTTTTTTAGGGTGGCCAGTACTTTGCCTTTGCTGATTCTCTCAACGCAAGCGATGTCTTTTATGCCACTGCCTCGAACCATAAGATGGCGTATTTTGCTATCTTTTTGGGAGTGACAGCCTTGGTACGTTAAGGCATGGTCGCCAATAAACTGCCGTTTGCAGTCTTTGCATTTATAGTTTTGTTTACCATAGCTTTTGAAGCCATTTTTCTTTATACTGTCACTTAGACAGGCTGGGCATTTGATGTATAGTGTGATTTGCATTTCACTATTTTATCAATTTCTCAGCCTGTTTTTTTTCAGCCTACTTTTTGAACCACCACCAACATTTTGTCATTATTGTATTTTTTATAGGGAGACATGCATGTCCAATATTTCTTTGATAGACACCAATGAGGCGGTTAGTTTAAGACAGGCTGCTGCTACTAACACGCCATCATCGTTGAAGCTAAAAGGCTTGGCATTGGCAGTATTGGGCGGCGCCCTTATGCTTTCAGGTTGTGCTACCAAACCGACTTATCAGCCTACAGGTCCAGTAGTGCAAGTAAATACTCGAGGTGTGCCAAATTACTATCAAGTTAAATCAGGAGATACGGTCAGTCATATTGCCGCGCGTTATGGTCTAAATTATCGTCAAATTGGTGCTTTGAACCGTTTGGACAGCCGCTATACTATTTATGCAGGACAGTGGCTTAAGCTTTGGGAAGGTAATGGTACAGTGGCCAACGTGCCTAATACTAGACCTTATAACACCCCTTCGACACCACCGGTGCAAACCAGACCGCCTGTCACTACCCCAACTTACAACACGCCAACCGCCACATCGACTAAAGGGTATGGCTATCCTACCAACAATCCAGTGGTTAAAAACTTTAACCCTAGTGTAGGCGATATGGGTATGTGGTTTAGTGGTAAAATTGGCGATCCTGTTATGGCCAGTAAAGCAGGTGTCGTGATGTATGCTGGTAATGGTTTACCTGAGTACGGTAACTTGATTATGATCAGACACGATGATAGATATATCACTGTTTATGCACACAATAATGAGTTGTTGGTCAGAGAGGGCGATCAAGTGCAAGCCGGCCAACGTATTGCTACCATGGGAAGCTCAGGACAGACCACGATGGTTGGTTTACAGTTCCAGGTACGTGATGGCGGAACGCCTATCGATCCTAGAGCAGTGTTGGGCCTATAGGCGACATGCTGTAGACGATAGATAATACAAAATAGACAGAAGTCTTAACTGTCCCTATTTGTGCTTATTTAAAGAGCTTTAATTAAGCCATAAAAAAACACCCTATCTATTGATAGGGTGTTTTTTATTTATGGACTTTTTAATTAAGCTTACGACTTAATAGATACCGCTTAATTAATAGGTTTGGCTAATCCGCTTAGTCCTGATTAGTTTAGTTAAATACTTCAACATAAGCATTGGCGCGAAGCTCTTGTAGCCAGTCTTCTTGTGCTTGTGGGGCTAGGCGCTGATATAACGCTTCACGTGCTAGATTACGCTTCACTGTGTCACTAACGTCTTTTTGACGAACCCCTTCAACTTTCAGGATATGCCAACCAAACTGAGATTTAAAAGGAGTTGAATAATCACCCTCAGGGGTGCGTTTCATCATTTCTTCAAACTCAGGTACCATTTGGCCTTCAGCTACCCAGTCTAAATCACCACCGCGACCTGCTGAACCTGGATCATCTGAGTAGGTAGCAGCCAATGAAGCGAAATCAGCATCGCGGCGCAGTTGTTCATATAAATCATTAATTTTCTGTTCTGCTAGCGCATCACTGTTGCGCTCATCTTTTTTTACTAGAATGTGACGAACTTTCCACTGCGGAATAATCATATTGTCATTGGTGTGCTTATCTACCAATTTCACAATATCGATACCTTCTGGGGTAATCTGTGGTTCAGTGACTTGTCCAATCTCTAATGGGGTAATCTGCTTGGCGATATCGATGGGCAAGCCGGCAGCAGGGTGAAAGCCCATATCACCCCCTTGTACTGGCGCTATATAGTTTTTGGCCGTTCCTGCGGACAGCTGACTTAACACCATTTCAGCATCATCGCTAGATTTAAGCAGTTCTTGCGCTTGTTGGGCAATTTGCATCGCTGCTTTTTTCTCACTGTCAGTAATGCGGTTATAATCATCACTAAAAGGTACGCGAATATGAATGGTACGGTATTCTGTGCTTTGTAATTTTTGTGCTTCAGGTGATGCTAGAAAAGCATCCACATCATGATCGGTAATACGAACACGTCTGGCCACCTGACTTTGTTGCAATGCTTTTAAAGATTCTTCTTCGATAACTTGAGCACGAACAGCAGCGTATCGTCCTGGTTGTTTGGCATCTAAGGCTTGTTGTAACTCAGTTAATGATTTTAAGCCTTGTGACTGTGCTAGACGGCCCAAACTTTGGTTAACCGCATTTTCATCAGGACGAATACCGGCTCTTTTTACCATGTCTAATTGTAGCTCACGTAAAATTAGACCGTTAAGTACATCATTTTGTAAGCGTTGCGGACTTGGAGCAGGTTGACCACTGGCCTGAATACGAGCCTGTGCTGTAGCAACTGCCGATGCCAACTCGCTTTTCAAAATAGGCGTATCGTTTACTATAGCGATGATACCATTGGTACTTTCCCGAGTAGATATAGGTGCTTTGGCAGAAGGCACGGCTTTCTCCACATTGGTTGAGGCCGCTTTTTTATCTGCCGCATGAGCGGTTAAGCTTAATGCACCCATTAAGGTAGAAAGCATCAACGCTTCAGTTAATTTTTTTAAGCCTAATTTAGGCGTACCTAGAGCCTCGGTGGGCAGGTAAGAACTTTGAGAATCATATTGCTTAGTATTTAATGCTGTCATAAGTAGCCTGTTTTTAGCCTGAGTATTAGTATATAAAAATTTGCATATAGCGATCTTAGGTATAGAAGGTATCTCTTAAAATCTAACAAACTTATAAGGTCAAAGAATTGGTGATATAAAATAAAAATAAGGGTTAAAAGGAGCCAGTTTTTAAAGTCACTGGCCTTTACCCTTAATAGATTATCTTTTCCATAACTCATCCACTGGCTCAAAGCCAAGAATTTTTTCATCTAAGTGTCTGGTTAAGCGACTTTTTCTATCCCCAAAGCCATTAATTCTAAATTCTGCCATAATGGCGCGCGTCGGTTTGTCCTCAAGGTTTAGATCATTGTAGTAACTGCGGCCATAGAGTGAAAACCCATAGCAGCAATCCTCATAGTCTATACCAACTGTGGCATCAATAAACTTATTATCGCGGCTGTCGTATTGACCTTGTCCCAATAATCGCCACTTGTCATTAATAGGAATAATGGTAGAGGCGGTCAAAGCAGATAAAGCAGACTGATTGGTAATACGGTCTTCTTTACGCTCAATCACCCCAAAATTAATTAAGCTATTAGGGGTAGGGTTATAGCGCACCTGACTCGAGATATAATTAAGCTTACTGTCTGAGTCTAATGCTCCATTAAAGTCAAACCAAATATTGCGATAAGGTTGTAAGCTTGAACGCCATGCCACACCTGTCGAATTAACATCTAGGGTTCCTTCTTTAGCATCTAGCCCTACTTTTGGCTTAGTTAAGAAGAACTGATCCCCAATACCGCCATCAAATCGGGTAATCCCCATGGAGTCAACATAGCTGTAATTTAGACCCACTGCCACGCTATTATTATCAGAAATTCTATCATGACCTAAGAACCAGCTGTCCGCAAATAGTTGATCATAGTCAAATGACGCAATACGAGTATCAAAGTTAGGAATATCGCTTTGGTTCTCATAAGAGGAGTAACTGTATTTTAGGCGTGGACTTAATAATTGATAGCCACCCATGGTGTTATCAAACCAACCAAAGGGAGATCCAGGGCTATAAAAGTTAAGTCCCGAGTCTACACTGAAACTTGGTACGAAGACAGATTGGTCGTTATCATCTTTTGAGACATTATTGTCAATACGGCTTTCTTCATCAAAAGAGGCATATAGATGCTGCAAACTTACTTTAGGTTTAACGTAACCCCATGTTTTTTCTATAGGGTAACTGGCACTAATTTCATTATAAAGACGAACGCCGCTCTTTTCACTCTCTGATCCATCTTTGATAGATTTTTTGAAATATGCTGAATCATGAGTCCCAGTGATTTCAAACTTATCCAAAGCATTGTTCATTTTTGGCAAGCGATAATCAACCGTCAACTGTGGTAAACGTGAATAAGGTTTGTCTTTATCAGCAACCACATTACCATTAGCATCAGTGGCTTTTAACGTTTGAAATGTTTCTACTTTTAGCTGCGCATCAAGATAATCATCATAATAATTAATACGACCTCGTCTAGGTAAGTTCAGACGGTTTTCTACCAACCCGTAGTCATCAAAATCATTGATATAATCAGGGTCAGATACATAGCTATAAATAGCGTCAGCTGTTAATCTTGGAATGGTCTCAGAGGCCCATTCGTGACGATAGAACACACCGGCACGGTCTTCATCATCATACTTTTTATCTCTGGGCATATAAGCTGTTGTTAGCTCGCCCTTACCGTAACCTTCGGTTAGATAACGCATTTCGGCTGTGACCATCGGATTACGATTAGTATAAACGTCCGTGGTAATAGTGGCATCGTAATTAGGGGCTAAGTTTAGATAATAAGGCACACTAAGCTTTAAGCCACTTTCACTATCAATACGAGCGGTAGGGGTTAACAAACCACTACTACGACGGTCATCAACTGGGAAGTTAAAATAGGGTAGGTATAAAATAGGCACCTTACCCAGACGGAAAGTCGCGTCGTAAGCTTCACCGCGGCCACTTTCCGTATCGATGTCTATTTGCTGTGCTTCAATTTGCCATTTGCGGTCGGTGGGCGGACAGGTAGAAAACATCACCTTTTCAAGCTCGTAATGAGTATTGTCAGGCTTATTCAATCTATGCGCATAACCATGTGCCTGCATAGGAACACTAGCAAACGCCACATCATAGGCAGTCGCTTTGCTATTGTTGGTGTTATAGGCCAACTCTTCTGCGACGGCAATCATGCCGCCATTATTGCTTTGAGTTGTATTTTGCATATTGCCTGAAGATTCGGGACGACTCGGTCCTGATTCAGCTAATAATACGCCGCCTTTTGCACCAGCAACTCCGCTATTAAGATCTAAGGCTATTTGATCAGCAGTCACCAGCTTGCCGTCTTGCATAACTTCTACATTACCAGCAAGCTCAACATAAGTATCATTATCATAATAACCGTAATCGGCAACAGCATGTAATGGAAGACCATTCGCAAGGGACAGACCATCCTGTTGTTGAGCACGTTGAATAGCCTGTTGATAATTGGCATCGGCTCCTGCCGTATTCGGGGTCACCCAAACGCCTTCACAGCGATAAGAAGAAGCACCTTGAGACTGAGAATTAAAAATATTCGGAGCCGCGATAGGCGCCAAGGTTTGAGCTTCGATAATATCTGTGCTGTTTGCAGGACTGTCTAGGCGCTCTCGTAAATCCTCAGCTTGTAGCTGATAAAATTGAGCCAAACGCTGTAAGCTTTTTTGAACGCTATCTTCATTGAAGGTCGCCGCAAGATTTTTAGACTCGTCCACTCTCTGACTAATTTTTGAACGTTTTGTCTCAGTATTTGAGGCTGAACTCGACGCATCGCTATTACTGCCAAACGCCTTTTCCGGATTAGGATTGGTTGGCGCTCTAAGCTCAGTTTCATTTGCACTGCTGATTTTAGCAATGGAGGCTGTTGTGGATTTAGGAGTAGGGTTTGTTGTACCTGCGGGCTGTAAATACTCGTCCTCAGGGTAAGTCTGCGTACTTTGGGTTGCGCTTTGAATTGAATTTTGACTTACAGGATTATTTACTGTCGATGACTCGCTCGATGGGGTATAGGTAGGCGCAGAAGGTGTCTCTTGTGACTCAAAGCCGACTGCCTCCAACGCTTCCTCTTGGGTATTAACAATATTGTTGTTAACCCGATTATCTGTTAAATCAACATCTGCCCCATCAACTGGTGCTGACTTGCTCTGTGACGTTGGGACTGTTGCTACTTTTTTATAAGTAATGCGCGAGGCATCCTTTAATGTGGCAATATCTTCGATCGTCTTATTATCAATGGTAGAGGAGGCCGTGTTCACAGGCTTCATCGAATCGATAGACGAAGCGGTCTCTACTTGTGGGCTAACGATAGCACCATAAGCACTAGGCACGCTAATGAGCAGCGGTAAGCTGATGACTAAGCGACTTGTGTAATGCGGACGGCGTGATAACTCACGGCAGGCACGCAATATACTGCGATAGAGTTGCGAGTACAGCAAAGGATTACCTTATTGAGTTGAAAAAATATTTTTGCCTTGCTCTTAATAAACAACAAACAGTCGCTTTCGAGCAATGGCTACTTTGTCCTGTCTGCCAAAAACACCTTTTGTGGCAACAGACTTATCTATATGAAACTTTGAAACCAATCTATGCCTTCAGTAAAGGTCACCTGTTAGTTTATCAAGACTTATTATCTTTTATTAGGCGAATATAATCTACTTTATAGCAAACTAATATTATAAGTTTCAATTTATTGGCTATCAAAACCAACCGCTATTATATAGGCTTGTGTCAAGATAGTAATGCTATAAATCTGCAATATCTTATCATAGTCAAAAAAAGGCAAATCAGCTACACTATATACTTTGAAATTTGCTAATTCGTTTCTATAACGTCAAGCTTAAGGTAGTCGTTGCCTATTTGCACACAAGATATCTTAAAGCAGTATTGAAACCACAGTATTATTCATAATTTTACGCTCATATCCTATTAGCTAACTGTTAAAGATTTGTATGAGCTTCGGCTATAGGCCTTTTTCTTCAATATAAAAGTACCTTTTAACTATGACAACTTCAACTGAACAACCATCACTAGCCTCTGGGACTCCAGCTACAACAGGTAAGTCTGTAGATACTTATCATACTCAGCAGCGCTATGAGCAGCTTACTCAATTTATTGAGGCTGCTTTTCCGCATCATAAAATTCGTATTGAAAGTTTACCAGGTGATGCCAGCTTCCGCCGCTATCACAGAATTTATCTAGATACTCAGAGCAATAAGGCTCAAGAAACAGAGGATGTGTCTAATGCATTAGACCCAAGCTATATCGTGATGGATGCGCCACCAGAGCTTGAATCTATTGAAAGCTTTGTACGCATTGATAATTTGATGACCCCAAAGATTAATGTGCCTACCTTGCTTGCCAAAGACATTGAGCAAGGATTTCTGATATTACAAGATTTTGGTAGTGTTGAATTCGCCCATTTAATTGCCGATGCCAAAGTTAAACAAGATACGGGTCGTATTGACGAGCTATACCGTTGGGCGATTGACTGTTTATTACAGCTGCAAACTTTAAATGTAGAAGAGGCCAAGCAAAACTTTGATGTGCCAGATTATGATGCAGCAACCTTACAGAGAGAGATGGAGTTATTCAGTGAGTGGTTTTTACCTTATATCGGACAAGCATTAAACTCTGAGACTCAAGTTGTTTGGCAAAACTTCACCCAGGCTTTGATTGAGCAGTTATTGCAGCATCCTGAAGTTGTGGTGCATAGAGATTATCACAGCCGCAATCTGATGCAGGATCAATATCATAGCAGTGAGCTGGGGGT
This window contains:
- a CDS encoding D-alanyl-D-alanine carboxypeptidase family protein → MTAPATKLLPSLLVKSNTVTPLSIVKSFLLGSSILAVSSASLAATVPPPEMDNTAYVLMDYDTGAILAEKNADQPLPPASLTKMMTSHIIEKKLMSGELKEDEPVIMSENAWCRGTSDQSCMYVPVHKSASVLDMLRGIIIQSGNDASKAMAEHIAGSEQAFAQLMNAEAKELGMTNTNFVNATGMPDENHHASARDLAILARAIIKQGGDYYKIYSEKEFTYNNITQGNRNALLRTDPTVDGLKTGHTDAAGYCLAASSLRNDMRLISVIMGSKSMQARADQSRELLNWGFGHFSTKVVAPANQFVDTVPVYFGEKNEVKVATGEALKVLVAKTQSDKVSTVINMSDDIQAPIAKGQEVGRMIAVMDGKSVASVPIIATEAVEESGIFKRAWQHISKWFSNLF
- a CDS encoding MCR_0457 family protein: MKNLMTILANNPLSSCLANNLTGNTRKILFSTLVGSAAFLGSALVQAAHTTIPVDLSRATATKHEIAVLQVLAEVCPPMLNRQQRTNFQKTYNHQLKQMLPSIDNPKAAIRYLSTQQDYKTILSSMRNWTLSYSRDENLALCTDLASADF
- a CDS encoding IS1 family transposase, which produces MQITLYIKCPACLSDSIKKNGFKSYGKQNYKCKDCKRQFIGDHALTYQGCHSQKDSKIRHLMVRGSGIKDIACVERISKGKVLATLKKCHYQITPKQRQYDCLEVDELWTFVGKKTNKQWLIYAYHRDTGEIVAYVWGKRDLNTVKKLKAKLQALGVSCARIASDTWDSFVTGFKGFTQVIGKFFTVGIEGNNCTIRHRVRRAFRRSCNFSKKLENHFKAFDLAFFYINHGYV
- a CDS encoding peptidoglycan DD-metalloendopeptidase family protein, which produces MSNISLIDTNEAVSLRQAAATNTPSSLKLKGLALAVLGGALMLSGCATKPTYQPTGPVVQVNTRGVPNYYQVKSGDTVSHIAARYGLNYRQIGALNRLDSRYTIYAGQWLKLWEGNGTVANVPNTRPYNTPSTPPVQTRPPVTTPTYNTPTATSTKGYGYPTNNPVVKNFNPSVGDMGMWFSGKIGDPVMASKAGVVMYAGNGLPEYGNLIMIRHDDRYITVYAHNNELLVREGDQVQAGQRIATMGSSGQTTMVGLQFQVRDGGTPIDPRAVLGL
- a CDS encoding peptidylprolyl isomerase; amino-acid sequence: MTALNTKQYDSQSSYLPTEALGTPKLGLKKLTEALMLSTLMGALSLTAHAADKKAASTNVEKAVPSAKAPISTRESTNGIIAIVNDTPILKSELASAVATAQARIQASGQPAPSPQRLQNDVLNGLILRELQLDMVKRAGIRPDENAVNQSLGRLAQSQGLKSLTELQQALDAKQPGRYAAVRAQVIEEESLKALQQSQVARRVRITDHDVDAFLASPEAQKLQSTEYRTIHIRVPFSDDYNRITDSEKKAAMQIAQQAQELLKSSDDAEMVLSQLSAGTAKNYIAPVQGGDMGFHPAAGLPIDIAKQITPLEIGQVTEPQITPEGIDIVKLVDKHTNDNMIIPQWKVRHILVKKDERNSDALAEQKINDLYEQLRRDADFASLAATYSDDPGSAGRGGDLDWVAEGQMVPEFEEMMKRTPEGDYSTPFKSQFGWHILKVEGVRQKDVSDTVKRNLAREALYQRLAPQAQEDWLQELRANAYVEVFN
- a CDS encoding LPS-assembly protein LptD, whose protein sequence is MLYSQLYRSILRACRELSRRPHYTSRLVISLPLLISVPSAYGAIVSPQVETASSIDSMKPVNTASSTIDNKTIEDIATLKDASRITYKKVATVPTSQSKSAPVDGADVDLTDNRVNNNIVNTQEEALEAVGFESQETPSAPTYTPSSESSTVNNPVSQNSIQSATQSTQTYPEDEYLQPAGTTNPTPKSTTASIAKISSANETELRAPTNPNPEKAFGSNSDASSSASNTETKRSKISQRVDESKNLAATFNEDSVQKSLQRLAQFYQLQAEDLRERLDSPANSTDIIEAQTLAPIAAPNIFNSQSQGASSYRCEGVWVTPNTAGADANYQQAIQRAQQQDGLSLANGLPLHAVADYGYYDNDTYVELAGNVEVMQDGKLVTADQIALDLNSGVAGAKGGVLLAESGPSRPESSGNMQNTTQSNNGGMIAVAEELAYNTNNSKATAYDVAFASVPMQAHGYAHRLNKPDNTHYELEKVMFSTCPPTDRKWQIEAQQIDIDTESGRGEAYDATFRLGKVPILYLPYFNFPVDDRRSSGLLTPTARIDSESGLKLSVPYYLNLAPNYDATITTDVYTNRNPMVTAEMRYLTEGYGKGELTTAYMPRDKKYDDEDRAGVFYRHEWASETIPRLTADAIYSYVSDPDYINDFDDYGLVENRLNLPRRGRINYYDDYLDAQLKVETFQTLKATDANGNVVADKDKPYSRLPQLTVDYRLPKMNNALDKFEITGTHDSAYFKKSIKDGSESEKSGVRLYNEISASYPIEKTWGYVKPKVSLQHLYASFDEESRIDNNVSKDDNDQSVFVPSFSVDSGLNFYSPGSPFGWFDNTMGGYQLLSPRLKYSYSSYENQSDIPNFDTRIASFDYDQLFADSWFLGHDRISDNNSVAVGLNYSYVDSMGITRFDGGIGDQFFLTKPKVGLDAKEGTLDVNSTGVAWRSSLQPYRNIWFDFNGALDSDSKLNYISSQVRYNPTPNSLINFGVIERKEDRITNQSALSALTASTIIPINDKWRLLGQGQYDSRDNKFIDATVGIDYEDCCYGFSLYGRSYYNDLNLEDKPTRAIMAEFRINGFGDRKSRLTRHLDEKILGFEPVDELWKR
- a CDS encoding aminoglycoside phosphotransferase family protein; translation: MTTSTEQPSLASGTPATTGKSVDTYHTQQRYEQLTQFIEAAFPHHKIRIESLPGDASFRRYHRIYLDTQSNKAQETEDVSNALDPSYIVMDAPPELESIESFVRIDNLMTPKINVPTLLAKDIEQGFLILQDFGSVEFAHLIADAKVKQDTGRIDELYRWAIDCLLQLQTLNVEEAKQNFDVPDYDAATLQREMELFSEWFLPYIGQALNSETQVVWQNFTQALIEQLLQHPEVVVHRDYHSRNLMQDQYHSSELGVIDFQDALIGSYTYDLVSLVRDAYVDWSESQVADWIEYYWQQSKNIHPATPDNLNEFTSQVNAMGIQRHLKVLGIFIRLAERDGKTRYLADIPKVWQDLMIEMKWLSEQGDAQTQAFIKPALQWLEQQIVPKYKQKFA